Proteins encoded within one genomic window of Sulfurovum sp. XGS-02:
- the rimO gene encoding 30S ribosomal protein S12 methylthiotransferase RimO codes for MNSKKLHLVSLGCTKNLVDSEVMLGRLKEYEITDDNTEADVIIVNTCGFIDAAKEESINTVLNLHDERKENSILVMSGCLSERYKEELQADMPEIDIFTGVGDYEKIDELIASKQSTFSPEVYLATETSGRVITGSNYHAYIKIAEGCNQACSFCAIPSFKGKLHSRSLSSIIKEIENLVDQGFYDFSFISQDSSSYGRDMGIKDGLVDLIKGVEAIEGVKSARILYLYPSTTTFALVDAIADSDVFQTYYDMPIQHIDDGVLKTMKRGFGEKKTIELLEYMKSKPGAFLRTSVIAGHPGESVESFQRLCDFMETFEFDRFNTFHYSNEETTAAYNMEQVDEETIDQRAQILGEIAEESTLKSLEKTVGQTLTVVIDGESDEHEYLLSARPLIWAVDIDGEILINDTSDLPVEYGKRYEAKVTELVGTQLLATLIKAL; via the coding sequence ATGAACAGTAAAAAATTACACTTGGTCAGCCTTGGCTGTACTAAAAACCTTGTCGACAGCGAAGTGATGCTCGGTCGTCTGAAAGAGTATGAGATCACCGATGACAATACTGAGGCTGATGTCATCATCGTAAACACCTGTGGATTCATCGATGCGGCCAAAGAAGAGAGTATCAACACGGTACTGAACCTGCATGACGAACGTAAAGAGAACTCTATCCTGGTGATGAGCGGATGTTTGAGCGAACGTTATAAAGAAGAGCTACAGGCAGATATGCCTGAAATTGACATCTTTACCGGTGTAGGTGACTACGAGAAGATCGATGAGCTGATCGCCTCTAAACAGAGTACTTTCAGCCCGGAAGTCTACCTTGCTACGGAAACATCCGGAAGGGTCATTACAGGATCCAACTACCATGCCTACATCAAGATAGCAGAAGGGTGCAACCAGGCATGTTCTTTCTGTGCGATCCCAAGTTTTAAAGGAAAGCTGCATTCGCGCTCACTCTCTTCCATCATCAAAGAGATAGAGAACCTTGTAGACCAAGGCTTTTATGACTTCTCTTTCATCTCTCAGGATAGCTCCAGCTACGGACGTGACATGGGGATTAAAGATGGTCTGGTCGACCTCATCAAAGGTGTTGAAGCTATAGAGGGTGTCAAGTCTGCACGTATCTTGTACCTTTACCCTAGTACCACAACTTTTGCACTTGTCGATGCCATCGCGGACTCTGATGTATTCCAGACCTATTATGATATGCCTATCCAGCACATCGATGATGGGGTGCTCAAAACCATGAAACGCGGGTTCGGAGAGAAGAAGACCATCGAACTGCTTGAATACATGAAAAGCAAACCGGGTGCCTTTTTACGTACCTCTGTGATCGCAGGACACCCTGGCGAAAGTGTAGAGAGCTTTCAGCGACTGTGTGACTTTATGGAAACCTTCGAGTTTGACAGATTTAACACCTTCCACTACTCTAATGAAGAGACAACCGCTGCTTATAACATGGAACAGGTCGATGAAGAGACCATTGACCAAAGAGCACAAATTCTTGGTGAGATCGCAGAAGAGAGTACGCTCAAGTCGCTTGAAAAAACGGTCGGACAAACCCTTACGGTCGTCATAGATGGCGAAAGTGATGAACACGAATACCTGCTTTCAGCAAGACCGCTCATCTGGGCGGTGGATATCGATGGTGAGATCCTCATCAATGATACCTCTGACCTGCCTGTTGAGTATGGGAAAAGATATGAGGCAAAAGTGACTGAACTGGTGGGTACACAACTTCTTGCTACACTGATCAAGGCACTCTAA
- the tilS gene encoding tRNA lysidine(34) synthetase TilS, translating to MLTLDLSHLKGKKNLLAFSAGVDSSALFFLLLEHHIKFDIAIVNYGTRETSDEEEAHAKALAKKYKLYCHSIKAPTFHSHFEKQARDFRYEFFESLITIEGYDTLITAHQLNDQLEWLLMRLSKGAGLSELLGLEPITQKGHYALIRPLLAYSKEELLEYLQTNEHPYFVDESNTDESYERNKFRKHFSNALIAEYKEGIKRSIVYLRKDKEILESGFESIYSNKLLHIVQLHTPTAKVKAADLTLKKLGYLLSAPQRQEIEKESSLVIGGVWSVVLQEDLLFIAPYLTVDMPKKFKELCRVLKVPGKIRPYLFEAHIDPSELTFSQ from the coding sequence ATGCTCACACTCGACCTCTCACACCTCAAAGGGAAAAAGAATTTATTGGCTTTTTCCGCAGGTGTGGACTCCTCTGCACTCTTCTTTTTACTCCTGGAACACCATATAAAGTTCGATATCGCCATCGTCAATTATGGTACACGCGAAACGAGTGATGAAGAAGAGGCGCATGCCAAAGCCCTTGCTAAAAAATATAAACTCTACTGTCACAGCATTAAAGCCCCTACATTTCACAGCCATTTTGAAAAACAGGCTAGAGACTTTCGCTATGAATTTTTTGAATCTCTTATCACTATAGAAGGCTACGATACCCTGATCACTGCCCATCAGCTCAATGATCAGCTGGAGTGGCTACTTATGCGTCTTAGCAAAGGAGCAGGCTTAAGTGAACTTCTGGGCCTTGAACCTATCACACAAAAAGGGCATTATGCCCTCATACGTCCACTGCTTGCCTATAGTAAAGAAGAGTTGCTTGAGTATCTGCAAACCAACGAACATCCTTATTTTGTGGATGAGAGCAACACGGATGAAAGCTATGAGCGCAATAAATTCAGAAAACACTTCTCCAATGCACTGATAGCAGAATACAAAGAGGGTATCAAACGCTCTATAGTATACTTGAGAAAAGACAAAGAGATACTGGAAAGCGGCTTTGAATCGATCTACAGCAACAAACTGCTGCACATTGTCCAGCTGCATACCCCCACTGCTAAGGTGAAAGCAGCGGATCTCACACTCAAAAAACTGGGCTACCTCCTCTCGGCTCCTCAGCGCCAGGAAATAGAGAAAGAATCCTCTTTGGTCATAGGCGGAGTGTGGAGTGTCGTACTTCAAGAGGATCTGCTCTTCATTGCTCCCTATCTCACAGTCGATATGCCAAAGAAATTTAAAGAGCTCTGCAGGGTACTAAAAGTACCAGGGAAGATAAGGCCTTACCTTTTTGAAGCACATATTGACCCTTCAGAGCTTACCTTCAGCCAGTGA